One window of Campylobacter sp. RM12651 genomic DNA carries:
- the rpoC gene encoding DNA-directed RNA polymerase subunit beta' → MMMNKKYKKIQLNEEEKPSQFDAIGFKIASPEAIRSWSFGEVKKPETINYRTLKPERDGLFCAKIFGPIRDYECLCGKYKKMRFKGVKCEKCGVEVTTSKVRRTRMGHIELVTPVAHTWYSNAIPARISTLLDISTKDLSRVLYYEAYIVEAVGDAHTATYDDNKKVTKYSVISEEQFQALNERYEDTGFKARMGGEVIHDLLAELDLVDMVRELKEACELAPKSKKPAIIKKLKIVESFLASSQSGEGNRPEWMMITCLPVLPPDLRPLVSLDGGKFAVSDVNDLYRRVINRNSRLKRLIELDAPEIIIRNEKRMLQEAVDSLFDNARKQTGAAKGANKRTLKSLTEIIKGKQGRFRQNLLGKRVDFSGRSVIVVGPKLRMDQCGLPKQMALELFKPHLLAKLEEKGYATTVKQAHKMIGEKTNEVWECLEEVVKDHPVMLNRAPTLHKLSIQAFHPVLVEGKAIQLHPLVCAAFNADFDGDQMAVHVPLSQEAIAECKILMLSSMNILLPASGKAITVPSQDMVLGIYYLSLEKTDAKGANKICTGVDEVLMAMQTGSLDIHATIKSVVNGKSIKTTAGRLIIKSILPDFVPEELWNKVLKKKDIGALVDYVYKNGGLEISASFLDNLKNLGFEYATKAGISISIADIIVPDEKSDNIENAKAKVREIQNSFNQGLITASERYNKIIDIWKNTNNELSKNMINLMKNDKAGFNSIYMMADSGARGSTAQISQLAAMRGLMAKPDGSIIETPITSNFREGLNVLEYFISTHGARKGLADTALKTASAGHLTRKLIDVAQNVKITMNDCGTHEGIEVSEITADGVVVENLHDRIIGRVLADDVIDPISNEVLFNEGTLIDEVKAKSIVQSNIKSVTIRTPITCKAKKGICAKCYGISLAESKLVKTGEAVGIISAQSIGEPGTQLTLRTFHSGGTATTDMQDRQVEVKKEGFIRFYNVQTYKNNEGKQIIANRRNANILLVEPKIKAPFDGSISYINAHDDITIVVKSGKKEQKYILRKHDVAKINELAGVSGNLLGKLYLPYKEGDKVVENESIVEVIKEDYNIPRRIPYASELLIEDGAPVAQDIRANAVGKLNYYIQKSDGLEKIELKKGHIVNEKGLFVIISDGNDREAIRHYVPRKSKIEFGSNEIIKNANDLIVTDASNESHIIAQWDPYNNPIIAESDGVVSFVDIEPGFSVEEQTDELTGNSSLVVNEYLPASMKPAIVITKDDGSTIRYQLESKTVIYVNNNEKVKVAQILAKTPKAATKSKDITGGLPRVTELFEVRKVKNPATLAEIDGIVRLGQASRMRQVITIEGADGNLVEHTIDRHSQIQVRDGEMVHAGERLTDGTITSNDILRILGEKALHHYLISEIQQVYSGQGVAISDKHIEIIISQMLRQVTIIDSGDTKFIVGDVVSKRRFAEENEAVMKFGGSPAIAEPRLTGVTRASVSSDSIISAASFQETTKVLTEASVTGKVDYLEDLKENVVLGRMIPVGTGLYSRAKLQIHKND, encoded by the coding sequence ATGATGATGAATAAGAAATATAAAAAAATCCAACTTAACGAAGAAGAAAAACCAAGTCAATTTGATGCCATAGGGTTTAAAATAGCTAGCCCTGAGGCTATTCGTTCATGGTCATTTGGTGAAGTAAAAAAACCAGAAACTATAAACTATCGCACACTTAAGCCTGAAAGAGACGGCTTATTTTGTGCTAAGATTTTTGGGCCAATTAGAGATTATGAGTGCCTTTGCGGAAAATATAAAAAAATGCGTTTTAAAGGCGTTAAATGTGAAAAATGTGGAGTTGAAGTAACTACAAGTAAAGTTCGCCGCACTAGAATGGGTCATATTGAATTAGTTACTCCAGTGGCTCATACTTGGTATTCAAATGCAATACCTGCAAGAATTTCAACACTTTTAGATATTTCTACAAAAGATTTAAGCCGTGTTTTATACTATGAAGCATATATTGTAGAAGCTGTTGGAGATGCGCATACTGCAACTTATGATGATAATAAAAAAGTTACAAAATATAGCGTAATCAGCGAAGAACAATTCCAAGCTTTAAATGAAAGATATGAAGATACTGGCTTTAAAGCTAGAATGGGTGGAGAAGTAATTCATGATTTATTAGCTGAACTTGATTTAGTAGATATGGTAAGAGAATTAAAAGAAGCTTGCGAGCTAGCTCCAAAATCAAAAAAACCTGCAATTATTAAAAAATTAAAAATTGTAGAAAGCTTTTTAGCAAGTTCTCAAAGTGGAGAAGGAAATCGCCCTGAATGGATGATGATTACATGCTTACCTGTTTTACCACCTGATTTACGCCCATTAGTGTCTTTAGATGGTGGAAAATTTGCTGTTTCTGATGTGAATGATTTATATCGTCGTGTAATTAACAGAAACTCTCGTTTAAAAAGATTAATTGAACTTGATGCGCCTGAAATTATTATTAGAAACGAAAAAAGAATGCTTCAAGAAGCTGTTGATTCATTGTTTGATAACGCTAGAAAACAAACAGGAGCAGCTAAAGGTGCAAACAAAAGAACTCTAAAATCACTTACTGAAATCATCAAGGGTAAGCAAGGACGCTTTAGACAAAACCTACTTGGAAAGCGTGTTGACTTTTCAGGTCGTAGCGTAATTGTTGTTGGTCCAAAACTTAGAATGGATCAATGTGGCTTACCTAAACAAATGGCTTTAGAATTATTTAAACCACATTTATTAGCTAAACTTGAAGAAAAAGGTTATGCAACTACGGTTAAACAAGCTCATAAAATGATAGGCGAAAAGACTAACGAAGTATGGGAATGTTTAGAAGAAGTAGTAAAAGATCATCCTGTAATGCTAAACCGTGCACCAACTCTACACAAGCTTTCAATTCAAGCTTTCCATCCAGTGCTAGTTGAAGGTAAAGCTATTCAGTTACACCCTTTAGTTTGTGCTGCATTTAACGCTGACTTTGACGGCGACCAAATGGCTGTGCATGTTCCACTTAGCCAAGAAGCAATAGCAGAATGTAAGATATTAATGCTAAGCTCAATGAATATTTTATTACCTGCAAGTGGTAAGGCTATAACAGTTCCATCACAAGATATGGTTTTAGGTATTTATTATCTATCGCTTGAAAAAACAGATGCAAAAGGTGCTAATAAGATTTGCACTGGTGTTGATGAAGTATTAATGGCTATGCAAACAGGCTCACTTGATATTCATGCTACAATCAAATCAGTTGTAAATGGTAAGAGTATTAAAACTACTGCGGGTCGTTTAATTATCAAATCAATTTTACCTGATTTTGTTCCTGAAGAATTATGGAATAAGGTTTTAAAGAAAAAGGATATCGGAGCATTAGTTGATTATGTTTATAAAAATGGTGGCTTAGAAATTAGTGCAAGTTTCCTTGATAATCTTAAGAATTTAGGTTTTGAATACGCTACAAAAGCTGGTATTTCAATTTCTATTGCTGATATTATTGTTCCTGATGAAAAGAGTGATAATATAGAAAATGCAAAAGCAAAAGTAAGAGAAATCCAAAACTCATTTAACCAAGGTCTAATCACTGCTAGTGAGCGTTACAATAAAATTATTGATATTTGGAAAAATACTAATAATGAATTATCAAAAAATATGATTAATCTAATGAAAAACGATAAAGCAGGATTTAACTCAATTTATATGATGGCTGATTCAGGTGCTAGGGGTTCAACGGCTCAAATTTCACAGCTAGCAGCTATGCGTGGTCTTATGGCTAAACCTGATGGTTCTATTATTGAAACACCAATTACTTCAAACTTTAGAGAAGGGCTAAATGTTCTTGAATACTTTATCTCAACTCACGGAGCTAGAAAAGGTCTTGCCGATACAGCGCTTAAGACCGCAAGTGCAGGACACTTAACAAGAAAGCTAATTGATGTTGCTCAAAATGTGAAAATTACTATGAATGATTGTGGAACTCACGAAGGTATAGAAGTTAGTGAAATTACTGCTGATGGTGTTGTAGTTGAAAACTTACACGATAGAATTATAGGTAGGGTTTTAGCTGATGATGTTATTGATCCAATTAGCAATGAAGTATTATTTAATGAAGGCACATTAATTGATGAAGTAAAAGCAAAAAGTATTGTTCAAAGCAATATCAAATCAGTTACAATTAGAACTCCAATTACTTGTAAAGCTAAAAAAGGAATTTGTGCTAAGTGCTACGGAATTAGCCTTGCTGAAAGTAAGTTAGTTAAAACTGGTGAAGCTGTTGGTATTATTTCAGCTCAATCAATCGGTGAGCCAGGAACTCAGCTAACACTTAGAACTTTCCACAGCGGGGGAACTGCTACAACTGATATGCAAGATAGACAAGTAGAAGTTAAAAAAGAAGGTTTCATAAGATTTTATAATGTTCAAACTTATAAAAATAATGAAGGCAAACAAATTATCGCAAATCGTAGAAATGCAAATATCCTTTTAGTTGAGCCTAAGATTAAAGCTCCATTTGATGGAAGTATTTCATATATTAATGCGCACGATGATATAACTATAGTTGTAAAATCAGGTAAAAAAGAGCAAAAATATATTTTAAGAAAACACGATGTTGCAAAAATCAACGAATTAGCTGGTGTTAGCGGGAACTTATTAGGAAAGCTTTATTTACCTTATAAAGAAGGTGATAAAGTTGTTGAAAATGAAAGTATAGTTGAAGTTATTAAAGAAGACTATAACATTCCAAGACGTATTCCTTACGCATCAGAATTATTAATAGAAGATGGAGCACCAGTAGCTCAAGATATTAGAGCAAATGCGGTTGGTAAATTAAACTATTATATTCAAAAAAGTGATGGTTTAGAAAAAATTGAGCTTAAAAAAGGTCATATAGTTAATGAAAAAGGTTTATTTGTAATTATTTCAGATGGAAATGATAGAGAAGCTATTCGCCATTATGTTCCAAGAAAATCTAAAATAGAATTTGGAAGTAATGAAATAATTAAAAACGCTAATGATTTAATAGTTACAGATGCAAGTAATGAAAGCCATATAATAGCTCAATGGGACCCATATAATAACCCTATAATAGCTGAGAGTGATGGTGTTGTAAGCTTTGTAGATATTGAACCAGGCTTTAGTGTTGAAGAGCAAACTGATGAATTAACAGGAAATAGTTCTTTAGTAGTTAATGAATATTTACCTGCTAGTATGAAACCTGCTATTGTGATTACAAAAGATGATGGAAGCACAATCAGATATCAACTAGAATCAAAAACCGTTATTTATGTAAATAATAATGAAAAGGTAAAAGTAGCTCAAATTCTAGCTAAAACTCCAAAGGCGGCAACTAAGTCTAAGGATATTACGGGTGGTCTTCCAAGAGTTACTGAATTATTTGAAGTAAGAAAGGTTAAAAACCCTGCTACATTAGCTGAGATTGATGGAATTGTAAGACTAGGTCAAGCTAGCCGTATGCGTCAAGTTATTACTATAGAAGGTGCTGATGGCAATTTAGTTGAGCATACAATTGACCGCCATAGCCAAATCCAAGTAAGAGATGGTGAGATGGTTCATGCAGGTGAGCGTTTAACTGATGGAACAATTACAAGTAATGATATTTTAAGAATATTAGGCGAGAAAGCATTGCACCATTATTTAATTAGCGAAATTCAGCAAGTTTATAGCGGACAAGGCGTTGCAATTAGTGATAAACATATAGAAATTATTATTTCACAAATGTTAAGACAAGTAACCATTATAGATAGTGGAGATACTAAGTTTATAGTAGGCGATGTAGTAAGTAAGCGTAGATTTGCTGAAGAAAACGAAGCTGTTATGAAATTTGGTGGAAGTCCAGCTATTGCAGAACCACGCTTAACGGGTGTTACTCGTGCGTCAGTTAGCAGTGATAGTATTATCTCGGCTGCTTCGTTCCAAGAAACTACTAAGGTATTAACTGAAGCTAGTGTAACTGGTAAAGTAGATTATTTAGAAGACTTAAAAGAAAACGTTGTTTTAGGTAGAATGATACCTGTTGGAACGGGACTTTATTCAAGAGCAAAATTACAAATTCATAAAAACGACTAA
- a CDS encoding penicillin-binding protein activator LpoB produces MKKYSILLAGLLFSACVSNQNSPANTNNTIGALDKCPNVTYANAKDLKYLGCELVKSKKGNREVVNLKLTSQTKSQKAYKVKITWEDTNGMTTDAFSERLTTDYLEVSNHDTKNLLYLAPTDDSVNYKVLITGISEIPKGALYDSKHSKIGSNDFSLTTDKLVKQMYYAKVRSDKFLNCGDYPCNLMVERIKNNTRQNFSPKIIKEELVNAINDYQLANYIDSVSGDGSTSNSYAIAKSLEGNEDFDQDKIVQSGHLVGPTHSLRGVITQQTNLETGEVAYYLDVSINRLATGVVEWKGREIINKKF; encoded by the coding sequence ATGAAAAAATATTCAATTTTATTAGCTGGATTATTATTTAGTGCTTGTGTAAGTAATCAAAATTCTCCTGCAAATACAAATAATACTATAGGAGCATTAGATAAATGCCCTAATGTAACTTATGCAAATGCTAAAGACTTAAAATATTTAGGTTGTGAGTTAGTAAAGAGTAAAAAAGGTAATCGTGAAGTTGTGAATTTAAAACTAACAAGTCAAACTAAAAGCCAAAAGGCTTATAAGGTAAAAATTACTTGGGAAGATACAAATGGTATGACAACAGATGCGTTTAGCGAAAGATTAACTACTGATTATTTAGAAGTATCAAATCATGATACAAAAAATTTATTATATTTAGCTCCAACCGATGATTCTGTAAATTATAAAGTATTGATTACCGGAATTAGTGAAATACCTAAAGGTGCTTTATATGATAGTAAGCATTCAAAAATTGGCTCAAATGATTTTTCTTTAACAACCGATAAACTTGTAAAACAAATGTATTACGCAAAAGTTAGAAGTGATAAGTTTTTAAATTGCGGAGATTACCCGTGCAATTTAATGGTAGAAAGAATTAAAAACAATACAAGACAAAACTTTAGCCCTAAAATTATAAAAGAAGAATTAGTAAATGCTATCAATGATTATCAATTAGCAAATTATATTGATAGTGTATCGGGTGATGGTAGCACGAGTAATTCTTATGCGATAGCTAAATCTCTTGAAGGAAATGAAGATTTTGACCAAGATAAAATTGTTCAATCAGGACATTTAGTAGGTCCTACTCATTCTTTAAGGGGTGTTATCACTCAACAAACTAATTTAGAAACAGGTGAAGTTGCGTATTATCTAGATGTATCTATTAATAGATTAGCAACAGGCGTGGTAGAGTGGAAAGGCAGAGAAATCATTAATAAGAAATTTTAA